From a region of the Coffea arabica cultivar ET-39 chromosome 3e, Coffea Arabica ET-39 HiFi, whole genome shotgun sequence genome:
- the LOC113736278 gene encoding peroxidase 24-like, whose product MKSEFSLLLLLSIIVFGAITVTNAGGGAPGGGGLRPNFYRFTRCPQAEMLVKALTISKVRSDPTLAPKLLRVHYHDCFVKGCDASILLDTVGTNQSEKDARPNQTLGGFEAIDDIKAQVEKACPGIVSCADILALAARDAFGRNLWEVPTGRRDSRVSLISDVNGNLPSPFSDFPTLQQWFAKKNLNVNDLVALSGAHTIGVAHCGAFSRRLFNFTGKGDMDPSLDATYAETLKQQCPNPANPATTVEMDPQSSRSFDTHYFTILNQKKGLFQSDAALLTNAGSAAIVNRLQFPRNFFFEFGRSMVNMGNVEVLTGTAGEIRKNCRVINPLA is encoded by the exons atgaagtctgAGTTTAGCCTTCTGCTTTTGCTCTCAATTATTGTGTTTGGAGCCATTACGGTTACAAACGCAGGAGGTGGTGCCCCTGGTGGTGGGGGATTGAGACCTAACTTTTACAGGTTTACTCGCTGTCCCCAAGCTGAGATGCTTGTAAAAGCCCTCACAATAAGCAAAGTGCGAAGTGACCCTACCTTGGCTCCTAAATTGCTTAGGGTGCACTACCATGACTGCTTTGTTAAG GGATGCGATGCCTCTATACTCCTGGACACCGTTGGAACTAATCAATCAGAGAAGGATGCAAGACCTAATCAAACACTAGGAGGCTTTGAAGCAATTGATGATATCAAGGCACAAGTGGAAAAAGCTTGCCCGGGTATTGTATCATGCGCAGATATTCTTGCATTGGCTGCTCGTGACGCT TTTGGACGGAATTTGTGGGAAGTGCCAACAGGAAGAAGAGACAGCAGGGTGTCTCTTATATCTGATGTCAATGGAAACTTGCCTTCTCCATTCTCAGACTTTCCTACCCTTCAACAGTGGTTTGCCAAGAAAAATCTCAACGTTAATGATCTCGTGGCACTATCAG GTGCACACACCATTGGAGTAGCCCACTGTGGAGCTTTCTCGAGAAGGCTTTTCAATTTCACTGGCAAAGGTGATATGGATCCAAGTCTTGATGCAACCTACGCTGAAACTTTGAAGCAACAATGCCCCAACCCGGCCAACCCCGCAACAACTGTGGAAATGGATCCTCAGAGCTCTCGTTCATTTGATACTCATTATTTCACCATTCTCAACCAAAAGAAGGGCCTATTCCAATCTGATGCTGCACTTCTAACAAATGCCGGTTCAGCTGCAATCGTGAATCGGCtgcaatttccaagaaatttCTTCTTTGAGTTCGGAAGATCAATGGTGAACATGGGAAACGTTGAAGTGCTGACTGGAACCGCCggagaaattaggaaaaattgccgcgttattaatcctttagcatga
- the LOC113738147 gene encoding superoxide dismutase [Cu-Zn] 2-like isoform X2, with amino-acid sequence MVKAVVVLGSSEGVKGTIYFTQEGDGPTTVTGEVSGLKPGLHGFHVHALGDTTNGCLSTGPHFNPGGKEHGAPEDENRHAGDLGNITVGEDGTASFNIADKQIPLSGPLSVIG; translated from the exons ATGGTGAAGGCTGTTGTAGTTCTGGGCAGTAGTGAGGGTGTTAAGGGCACCATCTACTTTACGCAAGAGGGAGACG GTCCAACTACAGTAACAGGAGAGGTCTCTGGCCTTAAACCTGGACTTCATGGCTTCCATGTCCATGCCCTTGGTGACACAACTAATGGTTGCTTGTCAACAG GACCACATTTTAATCCTGGTGGCAAAGAGCATGGTGCTCCTGAAGATGAGAATCGCCATGCTGGTGATCTTGGGAATATCACAGTTGGGGAAGATG GTACTGCTTCTTTCAACATTGCTGACAAGCAG ATTCCCCTTTCTGGACCACTTTCCGTCATTGGATGA
- the LOC113738147 gene encoding superoxide dismutase [Cu-Zn] 2-like isoform X1 — protein sequence MVKAVVVLGSSEGVKGTIYFTQEGDGPTTVTGEVSGLKPGLHGFHVHALGDTTNGCLSTGPHFNPGGKEHGAPEDENRHAGDLGNITVGEDGLLVLIILSWTWSCAARPWGGLLWMQWYCLNFGGTASFNIADKQIPLSGPLSVIG from the exons ATGGTGAAGGCTGTTGTAGTTCTGGGCAGTAGTGAGGGTGTTAAGGGCACCATCTACTTTACGCAAGAGGGAGACG GTCCAACTACAGTAACAGGAGAGGTCTCTGGCCTTAAACCTGGACTTCATGGCTTCCATGTCCATGCCCTTGGTGACACAACTAATGGTTGCTTGTCAACAG GACCACATTTTAATCCTGGTGGCAAAGAGCATGGTGCTCCTGAAGATGAGAATCGCCATGCTGGTGATCTTGGGAATATCACAGTTGGGGAAGATG GTTTGTTGGTGTTGATTATTCTAAGTTGGACATGGAGTTGCGCAGCCAGGCCATGGGGAGGTTTATTATGGATGCAATGGTATTGCCTCAACTTTGGAG GTACTGCTTCTTTCAACATTGCTGACAAGCAG ATTCCCCTTTCTGGACCACTTTCCGTCATTGGATGA
- the LOC113738148 gene encoding bifunctional 3-dehydroquinate dehydratase/shikimate dehydrogenase, chloroplastic isoform X2 — translation MELVTSEVGLKMESGTRRNPTLICAPLMADTVDQMLSLMQKAKLSGADLVEIRLDWLKSFNPRTDITNLIKHCPLPTLFTYRPIWEGGQYAGDEKSRLDALRLAMELGADHIDVELKAIDEFNDSVHGYRPAKCKVIVSSHNYHNTPSSEDLGNLVARIQASGADIIKIATTALDITDVSRVFQITVHSQVPIIAMVMGERGLMSRVLCPKFGGYLTFGTLDSGKVSAPGQPTIEDLLNLYSFRQLGPDTKIYGVIGKPVSHSKSPKLYNEAFKSVGFNGVYIHLLVDDVGKFFETYSSTDFAGFSCTIPHKEDALKCCDEVDPVAKSIGAVNCLVRRPTDGKLFGCNTDHIGAITAIEDGLRGSRHFSESPLAGKLFVVIGAGGAGKALAYGAKEKGARVVIANRTYERAREIADTVGGQALSLSDLDTFHPENGMILANTTSIGMQPKVNETPISKEALKHYALVFDAVYTPKITRLLGEALETGAKIVTGIEMFIGQAYEQYERFTGLPAPKELFRKIAA, via the exons ATGGAATTG GTTACCTCTGAGGTGGGTTTGAAAATGGAGAGTGGAACCAGGAGGAACCCCACGTTAATTTGTGCACCTTTAATGGCGGATACGGTGGATCAGATGCTGAGTTTAATGCAGAAAGCTAAGCTGAGTGGTGCTGATCTTGTGGAAATTAGATTGGATTGGTTGAAGAGTTTTAATCCACGGACTGATATTACAAATCTTATCAAGCATTGTCCTTTGCCAACCCTCTTCACTTACAG gcCTATTTGGGAAGGTGGCCAGTATGCTGGTGATGAAAAGAGTCGACTGGATGCACTTCGTTTAGCAATGGAGTTGGGAGCTGACCATATTGATGTTGAGCTTAAG GCTATTGATGAGTTCAACGATTCAGTGCATGGATATAGGCCTGCAAAGTGCAAAGTCATTGTTTCTTCCCATAACTATCACAACACGCCATCTTCTGAGGACCTTGGCAACCTAGTGGCACGTATACAAGCAAGTGGAGCTGATATCATAAAAATTGCAACAACCGCTTTAGACATTACGGATGTTTCAAGAGTTTTTCAAATCACTGTGCATTCTCAA GTTCCCATCATAGCAATGGTCATGGGAGAAAGAGGTCTAATGTCTCGTGTACTTTGCCCCAAATTTGGTGGGTATTTGACATTTGGTACTCTTGATTCGGGCAAAGTATCAGCTCCGGGGCAACCAACCATTGAGGACTTGCTGAACTTGTACAGCTTCAGACAGCTGGGGCCTGACACAAAAATATATGGGGTTATTGGAAAACCTGTTAGCCACAGCAAATCTCCTAAGTTATACAATGAAGCTTTCAAATCTGTTGGTTTTAATGGAGTATATATACATTTGTTGGTGGATGATGTTGGAAAGTTTTTCGAGACCTATTCCTCTACAGACTTTGCTGGCTTCAG CTGCACTATTCCTCATAAAGAGGATGCTCTTAAGTGCTGCGATGAAGTAGATCCTGTTGCAAAG TCAATAGGGGCTGTAAATTGCCTTGTGAGGAGACCTACAGATGGGAAATTATTTGGCTGCAATACAGACCATATTGGTGCAATTACTGCCATAGAGGATGGATTACGAG GTTCACGACACTTCAGCGAGTCACCCTTGGCTGGTAAGCTATTTGTAGTCATTGGTGCTGGTGGTGCTGGCAAGGCTCTTGCTTATGGCGCAAAGGAAAAGGGGGCAAGGGTTGTCATTGCTAATCGAACATATG aAAGAGCTAGAGAAATTGCTGATACAGTTGGAGGGCAGGCTTTGTCTCTCTCTGACTTGGACACTTTCCATCCAGAGAATGGCATGATTCTTGCAAACACTACCTCCATTGGTATGCAGCCAAAGGTTAATGAGACACCGATTTCTAAG GAAGCTCTCAAACATTATGCCCTGGTTTTTGATGCTGTTTACACCCCAAAAATTACAAGACTACTAGGGGAGGCACTAGAGACTGGAGCAAAAATTGTAACAGGAATCGAAATGTTCATTGGGCAGGCATATGAACAGTACGAAAGATTTACTGGGTTGCCAG CACCAAAGGAACTTTTTAGGAAAATCGCGGCATGA
- the LOC113738148 gene encoding bifunctional 3-dehydroquinate dehydratase/shikimate dehydrogenase, chloroplastic isoform X1 translates to MELVTSEVGLKMESGTRRNPTLICAPLMADTVDQMLSLMQKAKLSGADLVEIRLDWLKSFNPRTDITNLIKHCPLPTLFTYRPIWEGGQYAGDEKSRLDALRLAMELGADHIDVELKAIDEFNDSVHGYRPAKCKVIVSSHNYHNTPSSEDLGNLVARIQASGADIIKIATTALDITDVSRVFQITVHSQVRGVPIIAMVMGERGLMSRVLCPKFGGYLTFGTLDSGKVSAPGQPTIEDLLNLYSFRQLGPDTKIYGVIGKPVSHSKSPKLYNEAFKSVGFNGVYIHLLVDDVGKFFETYSSTDFAGFSCTIPHKEDALKCCDEVDPVAKSIGAVNCLVRRPTDGKLFGCNTDHIGAITAIEDGLRGSRHFSESPLAGKLFVVIGAGGAGKALAYGAKEKGARVVIANRTYERAREIADTVGGQALSLSDLDTFHPENGMILANTTSIGMQPKVNETPISKEALKHYALVFDAVYTPKITRLLGEALETGAKIVTGIEMFIGQAYEQYERFTGLPAPKELFRKIAA, encoded by the exons ATGGAATTG GTTACCTCTGAGGTGGGTTTGAAAATGGAGAGTGGAACCAGGAGGAACCCCACGTTAATTTGTGCACCTTTAATGGCGGATACGGTGGATCAGATGCTGAGTTTAATGCAGAAAGCTAAGCTGAGTGGTGCTGATCTTGTGGAAATTAGATTGGATTGGTTGAAGAGTTTTAATCCACGGACTGATATTACAAATCTTATCAAGCATTGTCCTTTGCCAACCCTCTTCACTTACAG gcCTATTTGGGAAGGTGGCCAGTATGCTGGTGATGAAAAGAGTCGACTGGATGCACTTCGTTTAGCAATGGAGTTGGGAGCTGACCATATTGATGTTGAGCTTAAG GCTATTGATGAGTTCAACGATTCAGTGCATGGATATAGGCCTGCAAAGTGCAAAGTCATTGTTTCTTCCCATAACTATCACAACACGCCATCTTCTGAGGACCTTGGCAACCTAGTGGCACGTATACAAGCAAGTGGAGCTGATATCATAAAAATTGCAACAACCGCTTTAGACATTACGGATGTTTCAAGAGTTTTTCAAATCACTGTGCATTCTCAAGTAAGAGGC GTTCCCATCATAGCAATGGTCATGGGAGAAAGAGGTCTAATGTCTCGTGTACTTTGCCCCAAATTTGGTGGGTATTTGACATTTGGTACTCTTGATTCGGGCAAAGTATCAGCTCCGGGGCAACCAACCATTGAGGACTTGCTGAACTTGTACAGCTTCAGACAGCTGGGGCCTGACACAAAAATATATGGGGTTATTGGAAAACCTGTTAGCCACAGCAAATCTCCTAAGTTATACAATGAAGCTTTCAAATCTGTTGGTTTTAATGGAGTATATATACATTTGTTGGTGGATGATGTTGGAAAGTTTTTCGAGACCTATTCCTCTACAGACTTTGCTGGCTTCAG CTGCACTATTCCTCATAAAGAGGATGCTCTTAAGTGCTGCGATGAAGTAGATCCTGTTGCAAAG TCAATAGGGGCTGTAAATTGCCTTGTGAGGAGACCTACAGATGGGAAATTATTTGGCTGCAATACAGACCATATTGGTGCAATTACTGCCATAGAGGATGGATTACGAG GTTCACGACACTTCAGCGAGTCACCCTTGGCTGGTAAGCTATTTGTAGTCATTGGTGCTGGTGGTGCTGGCAAGGCTCTTGCTTATGGCGCAAAGGAAAAGGGGGCAAGGGTTGTCATTGCTAATCGAACATATG aAAGAGCTAGAGAAATTGCTGATACAGTTGGAGGGCAGGCTTTGTCTCTCTCTGACTTGGACACTTTCCATCCAGAGAATGGCATGATTCTTGCAAACACTACCTCCATTGGTATGCAGCCAAAGGTTAATGAGACACCGATTTCTAAG GAAGCTCTCAAACATTATGCCCTGGTTTTTGATGCTGTTTACACCCCAAAAATTACAAGACTACTAGGGGAGGCACTAGAGACTGGAGCAAAAATTGTAACAGGAATCGAAATGTTCATTGGGCAGGCATATGAACAGTACGAAAGATTTACTGGGTTGCCAG CACCAAAGGAACTTTTTAGGAAAATCGCGGCATGA
- the LOC113737062 gene encoding pentatricopeptide repeat-containing protein At2g36980, mitochondrial translates to MYRHLAHVTSKLTALARSGRIVCARKMFDEMRQRDTIAWNAMLSGYSRLGFHQETLLLFSQMRTSNSKLDHYTFTSALSASAGLGNLPSGQKLHALIVVFGYTLFLPVNNALIDMYGKCMSSPDANRVFKDMGSKNEVSWCSLLFAYVNTGDFDVASSIFSAMPNRVVVAWNTMIAGYAKSGEVELCFDLFKKMLDDSSLPDQWTLSAVMNACAGVSKSCYGCMVHSFIIKSGWSSAVEVSNSIISAYVRFGFHNEISKMIDCLGVLNQVSWNAIIDAYMKAGNCQEALHVFQQAREKNVVSWTTMIAGFARNANGEHAFSIFVDMLRSGLKPDDFTFGAVLHACSSLAALGQGKTIHGCVVQSGLSRYGYVGNSLLNMYAKCGDIVDSCKVFNEILERDLTTWNTMLFAYGLYGLSTQALQLFESMVASGFEPDKVTFIGLLMTCSHSGLIEKGRFVFESMTALHGISPDIDHVACMVDMLGRAGHLREARELADQYFGVQSEKISSCDVLFGACSGQDDIEMGAELGEQLQILEPQNEMGYVLLSNMYCASGQWKEAEIIRRRMARQQVKKLPGFSWIEVKNEMASFVAGTQSNACMRELSYMLSILGSEMRYPITVAEWE, encoded by the coding sequence ATGTACCGACATTTGGCTCATGTCACCTCGAAGCTCACGGCTTTGGCGAGGTCAGGTCGCATTGTTTGCGCTCGCAAGATGTTCGACGAAATGCGTCAGAGAGATACCATTGCATGGAATGCAATGCTTAGTGGGTATTCTCGACTGGGTTTTCACCAAGAAACGCTTTTGTTATTCTCCCAGATGAGAACTAGTAACTCCAAGCTCGATCACTACACCTTCACCTCTGCATTGAGCGCAAGTGCTGGCCTAGGAAATCTTCCATCTGGGCAAAAGCTTCACGCTTTGATTGTTGTTTTTGGATACACTCTATTTTTGCCTGTGAATAATGCTCTCATTGATATGTATGGTAAGTGCATGAGCAGTCCTGATGCTAATAGAGTTTTTAAAGATATGGGTTCTAAGAATGAAGTATCATGGTGTTCATTATTGTTTGCTTATGTAAATACTGGCGATTTTGATGTTGCGAGTAGTATTTTCTCTGCTATGCCAAATAGGGTGGTTGTTGCTTGGAATACCATGATTGCTGGTTACGCCAAAAGTGGTGAAGTGGAATTATGTTTTGATTTGTTCAAGAAGATGTTAGACGATTCTTCTTTGCCGGATCAGTGGACATTGAGTGcagtcatgaatgcttgtgctGGAGTGAGTAAAAGTTGTTATGGTTGTATGGTACATAGTTTTATCATTAAAAGTGGTTGGAGTTCTGCAGTGGAGGTGAGCAATTCAATAATTAGTGCCTATGTGAGGTTTGGCTTTCACAATGAGATTTCAAAGATGATCGACTGTCTTGGGGTTTTAAATCAGGTATCTTGGAATGCAAttattgatgcttatatgaagGCAGGTAATTGTCAGGAAGCATTACATGTTTTTCAGCAGGCACGCGAGAAGAATGTCGTTTCTTGGACAACAATGATTGCTGGATTTGCCCGAAATGCCAATGGGGAACACGCTTTTAGCATATTCGTTGACATGTTAAGAAGCGGTCTCAAGCCAGATGATTTTACATTTGGAGCTGTTTTGCATGCTTGCTCAAGCTTAGCCGCTCTTGGACAGGGTAAAACAATCCATGGTTGTGTTGTTCAATCAGGACTCTCTAGATATGGTTATGTTGGCAATAGCTTGCTGAATATGTATGCTAAATGTGGGGATATAGTTGATTCATGCAAAGTATTTAACGAAATTCTTGAGAGAGATTTGACAACCTGGAATACAATGTTGTTTGCATATGGACTCTATGGATTGTCTACGCAAGCATTGCAGCTCTTTGAGTCAATGGTAGCTTCTGGATTTGAACCAGATAAAGTAACCTTCATAGGTCTATTGATGACATGTAGCCATTCAGGGCTCATAGAAAAAGGCCGTTTTGTTTTTGAATCGATGACTGCTCTTCACGGCATCTCCCCTGACATTGATCATGTGGCTTGCATGGTCGATATGTTGGGGAGGGCAGGCCATTTAAGAGAAGCAAGAGAGTTGGCTGACCAATACTTTGGTGTGCAGAGTGAGAAGATCAGCTCATGTGATGTTCTATTTGGAGCATGTTCTGGTCAAGACGATATTGAAATGGGAGCGGAATTGGGGGAGCAGCTGCAGATTCTCGAGCCACAAAATGAGATGGGCTATGTGCTGCTGTCTAACATGTATTGTGCAAGTGGGCAGTGGAAAGAAGCTGAGATAATCAGGAGACGAATGGCTCGTCAACAGGTGAAAAAGTTACCAGGTTTTAGTTGGATAGAGGTGAAAAATGAGATGGCATCATTCGTGGCTGGAACACAATCAAATGCATGCATGAGAGAGTTGAGTTATATGCTGTCGATTCTTGGATCTGAAATGAGATACCCAATAACTGTCGCCGAGTGGGAATAA
- the LOC113738150 gene encoding uncharacterized protein: MECNKEEAIRAMEVAEKKMQKKDFVSARKMACRAQHLYPDLVNISQMILVCDVHCAAENKVNRGESDWYGILQIEPAADEVAIKKQYRKFALSLHPDKNKFAGASDAFKLVGEAQKVLLDPEKRCLYDNKCKALGKYQASKLATHQGSRQTNVRGHPWFQNKFMNSSTSQFVNQQHRQQQQQQTQLDTFWTICPFCSVKYQYYKEVLNKTLSCQNCKKAFTGYEMNPPSGIPGGNSSQPTFPQQSGAFSKGNSTTVPQRTKNSSPKKAMQGSVNIKNVNRDSFAEKRFTATVGEESKLNKNHTKIDNMKGSKVTMKKRNKSAESTESCSSESSMESGADVNIEEDGGCLPGQNSGYHGDQNPRRSTRSKQRVSYDENLSGDDEANPSKKSKCSGSFNVGRKEVEDNSITEEAALSADIVEDKKEVKDKEVSPSDEVLQNGENDMENSSDPQLYEIPDPEFYDFDKDRKKECFAVGQMWAVYDTLDAMPRFYALVQNVQSPGFKLQITWLEPVPDSEDKIKWVNEGLPVSCGKFNYGNRENSADDSMFSHRVEWKKGSQMDTFEIYPRRGETWALFKNWDVNWHSDPHGKKGFEYEFVEVLSDYADNSGVRVAYLGKLKGFAFLFCRISRNGISSFLIPPKDIFRFSHKIPSFQMSGKKGKCVPQGSFELDPASLPATIDGIDVSQYFDTDGRHMHPNGSCSGSQEDILEPKEKSSEHVSPSQFVGLKVEPKGNAAWAGVVDLIEESEENEASADKVELKAKGVGNSVLGQAEKEDFQNYSNGFDSSAKEIEEDSPTSASEAYEIPEPEFYNFDAEKAEEKFQVGQIWALYGDEDALPRYYGRVKKIDLPPRFALHLTWLVPCSLSKDVIQWTDKKMPICCGNFKLGKGKPQMFTSIGPFSHQLRVLSKVEKNVYAVYPEKGDIWALYKHWRSEMTCSDLDNCEYDVVEVVERNEEVITVLALELVTGFKSVFKPQIAGQSTVTRQIPWAELLRFSHQIPSVRLTEERDGSLRGFWELDPAALPIYFFCPS; the protein is encoded by the coding sequence ATGGAGTGCAATAAAGAAGAAGCCATCAGGGCCATGGAGGTAGCAGAGAAGAAGATGCAGAAGAAGGATTTTGTGAGTGCACGGAAGATGGCTTGCAGGGCCCAGCATCTCTATCCTGATCTCGTGAATATTTCTCAGATGATCCTGGTTTGTGATGTGCATTGTGCTGCTGAGAACAAGGTTAACAGAGGTGAGAGTGATTGGTATGGTATCCTCCAAATTGAGCCAGCAGCTGATGAGGTGGCAATCAAGAAACAATATCGCAAGTTTGCTCTTTCACTTCATCCTGACAAAAACAAGTTCGCAGGTGCATCAGACGCTTTTAAACTGGTTGGTGAAGCTCAAAAGGTGCTTTTGGATCCTGAAAAGCGGTGTTTGTACGACAATAAATGTAAAGCTCTGGGAAAATATCAAGCATCAAAGTTGGCTACACATCAAGGAAGTAGGCAGACAAATGTCAGAGGACATCCTTGGTTTCAGAACAAATTTATGAACAGTTCTACTTCTCAGTTTGTGAACCAGCAGCACCGGCAACAACAGCAACAGCAGACTCAATTGGATACTTTCTGGACCATCTGTCCTTTTTGTTCTGTTAAATACCAATACTATAAGGAGGTACTCAATAAAACTTTAAGCTGTCAAAATTGTAAGAAGGCCTTCACTGGTTATGAGATGAACCCTCCTAGTGGGATTCCTGGAGGTAATTCAAGTCAGCCTACATTTCCTCAACAGTCAGGTGCTTTTAGCAAGGGGAACTCTACTACTGTCCCACAAAGAACAAAAAATTCGTCTCCTAAAAAGGCAATGCAGGGAAGTGTCAACATTAAAAACGTAAATAGGGATTCATTCGCAGAGAAAAGATTCACTGCTACCGTTGGTGAAGAGTCTAAACTGAACAAAAACCACACGAAGATTGACAATATGAAGGGCTCAAAAGTGACTATGAAGAAAAGGAACAAATCAGCAGAATCTACTGAAAGTTGCAGCTCTGAGAGTAGCATGGAATCTGGAGCGGATGTGAATATCGAAGAAGACGGTGGTTGTCTGCCTGGTCAAAATTCTGGATATCATGGTGATCAGAACCCCCGGAGATCTACTCGTAGTAAGCAACGAGTCTCTTATGATGAAAATTTGAGTGGGGATGATGAGGCAAACCCGTCTAAAAAGTCCAAATGCAGTGGATCTTTCAATGTTGGTCGCAAAGAGGTTGAAGATAATAGTATTACCGAAGAAGCTGCCCTTTCTGCTGACATTGTAGAGGACAAAAAGGAGGTGAAAGATAAGGAAGTTTCTCCTTCTGATGAGGTTCTACAAAATGGAGAAAATGACATGGAGAATAGTTCTGATCCACAGTTGTATGAAATTCCTGATCCAGAATTTTATGATTTTGACAAAGATAGAAAAAAAGAATGTTTTGCTGTTGGACAGATGTGGGCTGTTTATGACACTCTGGATGCCATGCCTAGATTCTATGCTCTGGTCCAAAATGTCCAATCTCCCGGGTTTAAGCTGCAAATAACATGGCTAGAGCCAGTCCCTGACAGTGAGGATAAAATCAAGTGGGTTAATGAAGGCTTGCCAGTTTCTTGTGGTAAGTTCAATTATGGAAACCGTGAAAATAGTGCAGATGATTCAATGTTCTCACATCGTGTCGAGTGGAAAAAGGGCAGCCAAATGGACACTTTTGAGATATATCCCAGAAGAGGTGAAACATGGGCCTTGTTTAAGAACTGGGATGTAAACTGGCATAGTGATCCACATGGGAAGAAAGGATTTGAGTATGAGTTTGTTGAAGTTTTGTCTGATTATGCAGACAATAGTGGGGTACGTGTAGCGTATTTGGGTAAGTTGAAAgggtttgcatttcttttttgtCGTATATCAAGGAATGGAATCAGCTCATTCCTAATTCCACCAAAGGATATTTTCAGATTTTCCCATAAGATTCCTTCTTTCCAGATGTCcgggaagaaaggaaaatgtgtTCCCCAAGGATCTTTTGAACTTGACCCTGCTTCTTTGCCTGCTACCATTGACGGAATTGATGTTTCTCAATATTTTGATACAGATGGGAGACACATGCATCCTAACGGTTCTTGTTCTGGATCTCAGGAAGATATTCTGGAGCCAAAGGAGAAATCCAGTGAACATGTTTCTCCCTCACAATTCGTTGGATTGAAGGTGGAGCCCAAAGGAAATGCTGCTTGGGCAGGTGTGGTGGATCTTATAGAAGAGTCTGAGGAAAATGAAGCTTCAGCAGATAAAGTAGAACTGAAGGCAAAGGGTGTTGGGAATTCAGTTTTAGGGCAAGCAGAAAAAGAGGATTTTCAGAACTATTCCAATGGCTTTGACAGTAGTGCAAAGGAAATTGAAGAAGACTCACCTACTTCAGCATCAGAAGCTTATGAAATTCCTGAACCagaattttacaattttgatgCTGAAAAGGCTGAGGAAAAGTTCCAAGTTGGTCAGATATGGGCCTTGTATGGTGATGAAGACGCCTTACCCAGGTACTATGGTAGGGTTAAGAAGATAGATTTGCCTCCCAGGTTTGCATTGCACTTGACATGGCTTGTTCCCTGTTCTCTATCAAAAGATGTAATTCAGTGGACCGATAAAAAGATGCCGATTTGTTGTGGGAACTTCAAGCTTGGAAAGGGAAAACCACAAATGTTCACAAGCATTGGACCCTTCTCTCATCAGTTAAGAGTGCTATCTAAGGTTGAGAAGAATGTCTATGCCGTATACCCAGAAAAAGGTGATATTTGGGCCTTATATAAACATTGGAGATCTGAAATGACTTGTTCAGACTTGGACAATTGTGAATATGATGTTGTGGAAGTCGTGGAACGAAACGAGGAAGTGATAACCGTGTTGGCTCTAGAGTTGGTCACTGGTTTTAAGTCCGTCTTCAAGCCTCAAATAGCAGGACAATCAACAGTGACTAGGCAGATACCTTGGGCGGAGCTGCTCAGATTCTCCCACCAAATTCCTTCTGTCCGCCTGACAGAAGAGAGAGATGGCAGCCTGAGAGGTTTCTGGGAGCTTGATCCTGCTGCACTTCCAATATACTTTTTTTGCCCAAGCTGA